From the genome of Tautonia marina, one region includes:
- a CDS encoding M28 family peptidase gives MRRPLDIAVFILIGSGFAVPFASATGPDLIRLREDVFRLASPEFEGRRGEGGRAAGDFLIEQLQEIGLEPAFGDRFDQEFASGGLNGRNIAARLPGTDPEQADSWIILSAHYDHLGIRGGQLYPGADDNATAVAMVLEVARCLMDGPNRPSRGILFVFFDLEEEGLLGSQHFVRQPPVPLEQIGLFLTADMLGRSLAGICENMLFVMGTEHSPGLRPWITNASAGLPLEVGIVGADLLVIDRSDYGPFRWNQIPFLFFSTGENPVYHSPDDVPETIDYAKLTAATTLIERFVRQASSADALPKWDTDRTPWIEEAEAIGMVLAQLLEHQEQLRIPGPQRLMMRGMVGRIALWVEEGAITTSQRSSMVRIAQVVLFTVL, from the coding sequence ATGCGCCGTCCGCTCGACATTGCCGTCTTCATCCTCATCGGCTCGGGTTTTGCGGTTCCGTTCGCGTCGGCAACAGGTCCGGATTTGATCCGACTCCGCGAGGATGTGTTTCGCCTGGCGTCACCCGAATTCGAAGGACGTCGGGGCGAAGGGGGCCGCGCCGCTGGCGACTTTTTGATCGAACAACTCCAGGAAATCGGACTTGAGCCGGCGTTCGGCGATCGCTTTGACCAGGAATTCGCGTCCGGGGGTTTGAACGGTCGCAACATTGCCGCTCGCCTCCCAGGAACCGATCCCGAGCAGGCCGATTCCTGGATCATTCTCTCGGCACACTATGACCACCTCGGAATCCGCGGAGGGCAGCTCTACCCCGGGGCCGACGACAACGCGACGGCCGTGGCCATGGTCCTCGAAGTTGCCCGATGCCTCATGGACGGTCCGAATCGTCCTTCCCGAGGTATCCTCTTTGTCTTCTTCGATCTGGAAGAAGAGGGCTTACTGGGATCTCAACATTTTGTCAGACAACCACCGGTCCCGCTGGAGCAAATCGGGTTGTTCCTGACCGCTGACATGCTCGGACGATCACTTGCGGGAATCTGCGAGAACATGCTCTTCGTGATGGGCACCGAACATAGTCCAGGTTTGCGCCCCTGGATTACCAACGCTTCCGCCGGGCTTCCGCTTGAAGTCGGGATCGTTGGCGCCGATTTACTCGTCATCGATCGTAGCGATTATGGGCCGTTTCGCTGGAACCAGATTCCGTTCTTGTTTTTCTCGACCGGGGAGAACCCCGTTTACCACTCACCCGACGATGTTCCCGAAACCATCGACTATGCCAAGCTCACGGCTGCAACCACGCTCATCGAACGCTTCGTTCGCCAGGCGAGTTCCGCGGATGCTCTGCCGAAGTGGGATACCGATCGCACACCGTGGATCGAAGAGGCGGAAGCGATCGGGATGGTTCTGGCTCAACTCCTCGAACACCAGGAACAGCTTCGCATCCCGGGCCCCCAACGCCTCATGATGCGGGGGATGGTGGGACGAATCGCCCTTTGGGTCGAAGAGGGCGCCATCACGACCTCGCAACGATCGAGCATGGTTCGAATCGCTCAGGTCGTCCTCTTTACGGTCCTCTAA
- a CDS encoding TolB family protein, giving the protein MIASLLTNLVMVGVLMSEVSDPPVVWSPSGDWVAFVVATPSVEHSLARFPFFPPENDWAESNATRSDPLGSGRTYRLWAVRVTDGQALKVAESSYSLSSPAWGPDGRGLAFVQVVEDDRDDSLSWEVVISYGEDREVVRRRPLLRRPDRGEVLMAESVGWEPRGGVLAVPDPDHAAVELIELKTGETLRQLDDARFLSFSPLGSRMAFFRSRGDRWELIESDLDLGPESDRPVDLVAQPCQPASWTSDGQSLLYLKPGNPSAEGRQVRLFSYRMSERVPREVKEIESPALPGEQILGSYLSIGADGLDQFFVVQFSGRSTAIAYHQGSHPIDRIHPFSGLGMIGAPSLSPRGDQLAFRFGGPGGGSLPARITLKDKRLHPLLPDDELRAAWIVALAEAAEPGTPPRERPTRLPLAAELGEVGPSQASYKRLAELGSRLTRDLETNPVSRSLRVRPIAFYAYLQQDYDGVDRVLHELTRTAMNADQALRLLGFQAQLCLARGKDQEAREMLEFIRHQHRDEIARIEEDGNGGYTVSRGVLNRVSWPDELWKASEQQVEPRSGTRLETPAEPPQAAPSPFDNAVTPEGAPRSLIEIPPRP; this is encoded by the coding sequence ATGATCGCTTCCTTGTTGACCAATCTGGTGATGGTTGGCGTTTTGATGAGTGAGGTTTCGGATCCGCCCGTGGTCTGGTCTCCATCGGGTGATTGGGTTGCGTTTGTAGTCGCGACACCGTCGGTTGAGCATTCGCTGGCACGATTCCCCTTCTTTCCGCCCGAGAATGATTGGGCCGAGTCGAACGCGACCCGATCCGATCCTCTGGGCTCCGGACGAACCTATCGGCTCTGGGCCGTTCGGGTTACGGATGGCCAGGCGTTGAAGGTGGCAGAGAGTTCCTACTCCCTCTCCTCCCCTGCGTGGGGACCGGACGGTCGAGGACTGGCGTTCGTTCAGGTCGTGGAAGATGACCGAGACGACTCCTTGAGCTGGGAGGTTGTAATTTCTTATGGCGAAGACCGGGAGGTGGTCCGTCGCCGGCCGCTGCTTCGAAGACCGGACCGGGGCGAGGTCCTCATGGCGGAGTCGGTTGGCTGGGAGCCGAGAGGGGGGGTGTTGGCGGTCCCCGATCCAGATCATGCGGCGGTCGAGTTGATCGAACTCAAAACCGGGGAAACGCTCAGGCAACTCGATGACGCCCGGTTCTTGTCGTTTTCACCCCTCGGGAGTCGAATGGCCTTTTTTCGGTCCCGAGGAGACCGGTGGGAGCTGATCGAGAGTGACCTGGACCTGGGGCCGGAGTCGGATCGCCCCGTTGATCTCGTCGCCCAGCCCTGTCAGCCAGCCTCATGGACTTCGGACGGGCAGTCGCTGCTTTACTTGAAACCGGGAAATCCCTCGGCCGAGGGGCGACAGGTTCGGTTATTTAGCTATCGGATGAGCGAGCGAGTCCCTCGGGAGGTCAAGGAGATTGAGAGCCCGGCCTTGCCCGGGGAGCAGATTCTCGGTTCTTACCTGAGCATTGGTGCGGATGGGCTCGATCAGTTCTTCGTGGTCCAGTTCTCAGGTCGGTCCACGGCGATCGCATACCATCAGGGAAGCCATCCCATTGATCGGATTCATCCGTTTTCGGGGCTGGGCATGATCGGAGCACCAAGCCTGTCTCCTCGGGGAGATCAGCTTGCCTTTCGATTCGGAGGACCAGGGGGCGGATCGCTTCCGGCAAGGATCACCCTGAAGGACAAGCGACTGCATCCGTTGCTTCCCGACGACGAACTTCGAGCAGCCTGGATCGTCGCCCTCGCAGAGGCTGCGGAGCCAGGCACTCCGCCTCGGGAGCGGCCGACCCGATTGCCCCTCGCGGCCGAGCTTGGCGAGGTTGGGCCGTCTCAGGCATCGTACAAGCGACTTGCGGAGCTAGGTTCCCGACTGACCCGAGACCTGGAAACCAATCCGGTGAGTCGATCGCTGCGGGTGAGACCAATCGCGTTCTATGCGTACCTCCAGCAGGATTACGACGGGGTCGATCGAGTCTTGCACGAGTTGACGCGAACGGCGATGAATGCGGATCAGGCCCTGAGACTCCTCGGATTCCAGGCACAGCTGTGCCTGGCTCGAGGCAAGGATCAGGAGGCCCGAGAGATGCTTGAGTTCATTCGGCACCAGCACCGCGACGAGATCGCCCGGATTGAGGAAGACGGTAATGGGGGATACACCGTTTCTCGAGGCGTGCTCAATCGAGTCTCCTGGCCTGACGAACTCTGGAAAGCCTCAGAACAACAGGTCGAGCCGAGATCCGGAACTCGTCTGGAAACGCCTGCAGAACCTCCGCAGGCGGCTCCTTCTCCCTTCGACAACGCAGTCACTCCAGAGGGGGCACCTCGTTCCTTGATCGAGATTCCCCCTCGGCCTTGA
- a CDS encoding 3-hydroxyacyl-ACP dehydratase FabZ family protein, whose product MRFVLIDRILDLEPGRRLEAVKNLSLGEEYLADHFPGFPVMPGVLMLEALAQAGAWLIRDMEDFSHSVILLKQARTIKYGSFVEPGRRLVLQVDLIKHGDRESEFKGKGVIDDQVMVGGRFTLMRYNLRERDPALHRTDTQIVEQMRDLYATLRKGSVAAKAMSRNGSVSEPAVMTSSSHSS is encoded by the coding sequence ATGAGATTCGTGCTCATCGATCGGATCCTCGACCTCGAGCCTGGAAGGCGTCTCGAGGCGGTCAAGAATCTCTCGCTCGGCGAAGAGTACTTGGCCGACCACTTCCCGGGCTTCCCCGTGATGCCTGGCGTGTTGATGCTCGAAGCCCTGGCGCAAGCGGGTGCCTGGCTGATTCGAGACATGGAAGACTTCTCTCATAGCGTGATCTTGCTCAAGCAGGCGCGGACGATCAAGTACGGCAGTTTTGTTGAACCAGGCCGTCGCCTCGTCCTGCAGGTCGATCTGATCAAGCACGGAGATCGGGAATCCGAATTCAAGGGAAAAGGGGTCATCGACGATCAGGTCATGGTCGGCGGTCGATTCACCCTCATGCGTTACAACCTTCGTGAACGCGACCCCGCGCTTCATCGAACCGACACTCAGATCGTCGAGCAGATGAGAGATCTCTACGCAACGCTCCGCAAGGGTTCGGTTGCCGCGAAGGCCATGAGTCGGAACGGTTCGGTTAGCGAACCTGCCGTGATGACTAGTTCGTCCCATTCGTCTTGA
- a CDS encoding acyl carrier protein — translation MPTHDEIYQKVQSTLVDALGVDEEDVTKDATLFGDLGAESIDLLDIVFRLERNFSIKIPRGELFPENISDPEFTENGKLTPKGLEEIKQRMPFADLTEFEADPQVDKLMNLYTVETLVQYVSNKLDGTKS, via the coding sequence ATGCCGACCCACGACGAAATCTACCAGAAGGTCCAGTCGACACTCGTCGATGCCCTCGGAGTTGACGAGGAGGACGTCACCAAAGACGCCACCCTCTTCGGCGACCTCGGTGCAGAATCCATCGATCTGCTGGATATTGTGTTCCGCCTCGAGCGGAATTTCAGTATCAAGATTCCTCGCGGTGAACTGTTCCCGGAGAATATCTCCGACCCGGAATTCACCGAGAACGGCAAACTCACCCCCAAGGGCCTGGAAGAGATCAAGCAGCGCATGCCGTTCGCGGATCTCACCGAGTTTGAAGCCGACCCGCAGGTCGACAAACTGATGAATCTCTACACGGTTGAGACGCTCGTTCAGTATGTCTCGAACAAACTCGACGGGACCAAGTCCTGA
- a CDS encoding 3-hydroxyacyl-ACP dehydratase FabZ family protein, whose translation MRWIWIDKFLEFRSGEFAKAIKNLTLAEEHLHDHLPGYPVMPASLIIEGLAQTGGILVGEAKGFAEKVVLAKIPRAEFHGVACAGDQLIYEVTLSDLRSEGAVVDAKAFLDGQLLADVEIVFAHLDQSRSNQIFGPKNFVFTQQLLGVLDLAKAQDRARQLPPPDEPADVSGDQPDLPSSESSQNLAGQRD comes from the coding sequence ATGAGATGGATCTGGATCGACAAATTCCTTGAGTTCCGGAGTGGAGAGTTCGCCAAGGCGATCAAAAACCTCACTCTGGCCGAGGAACATCTGCACGACCACCTCCCCGGATATCCGGTCATGCCAGCCTCGCTGATCATCGAGGGCCTGGCCCAAACCGGAGGTATCCTGGTCGGTGAAGCCAAGGGCTTCGCCGAGAAAGTCGTCCTGGCCAAAATTCCCCGGGCCGAGTTTCACGGTGTTGCCTGCGCAGGTGATCAACTGATCTACGAGGTGACCCTCTCCGACCTGCGGAGCGAGGGAGCCGTCGTCGATGCCAAGGCATTTCTCGACGGCCAATTGCTCGCCGATGTCGAGATCGTTTTTGCTCATCTCGACCAGTCACGATCAAATCAGATCTTTGGCCCGAAGAATTTTGTCTTCACCCAGCAACTCCTGGGAGTGCTGGATCTGGCCAAGGCCCAGGACCGCGCTCGGCAACTTCCGCCTCCGGACGAACCCGCTGACGTTTCCGGGGACCAGCCCGACCTTCCCTCGTCAGAATCCAGTCAGAATCTCGCCGGACAGCGTGACTGA
- a CDS encoding beta-ketoacyl-[acyl-carrier-protein] synthase family protein — protein MVVVPKRRVVITGLGLISPLGIGLEANWSALREGRGGVDRLSSFEIDGLPCAAAGEVINFHPKALAIDKHRKALQKNLKYMARDIQLAVAAAELAVVDGKLIDGQIDPDRIGIDLGAGMISTDLDELAPAINLATREDGSFDFEVYGRDGIPEIEPLWMLKYLPNMLACHISILNDCRGPSNTITQGEAASNAAIGEAFRIIQRGQADVMITGGADSKIHPLSFIRMKLNKLNCTWEGEPSAACRPFDSHRCGVVPGEGAGILVIEELEHARRRGATIYGELLGFSSACDAISSNGVDHEGRGTELAVRGVLRDSQLTPDQVGHVNAHGWGTVDSDLAEARAYNRVFGRSVPVTGLKGYTGNTASGCGAIELIASLLGTQAGLIPATLNCDEPDPKCEIDVVHGDPRPTENPVFVNLNLNRYGQVAALAVRVGPVESVSS, from the coding sequence ATGGTCGTCGTTCCAAAACGCCGCGTCGTGATCACCGGGTTGGGGCTGATCTCCCCACTCGGCATCGGCCTCGAGGCCAACTGGTCGGCGCTGCGCGAGGGACGCGGCGGTGTTGATCGGTTAAGTTCCTTCGAGATTGATGGCTTACCGTGCGCCGCCGCGGGTGAAGTGATCAACTTTCATCCGAAGGCACTGGCTATCGACAAACATCGCAAGGCACTTCAGAAAAACTTGAAATACATGGCCCGCGACATTCAACTCGCAGTGGCCGCCGCCGAACTTGCCGTGGTGGACGGCAAACTTATTGATGGCCAGATCGATCCCGATCGAATCGGCATTGATCTGGGTGCGGGGATGATCTCGACGGATCTCGACGAACTGGCACCCGCCATTAATCTCGCCACCCGGGAGGACGGATCGTTCGACTTTGAGGTGTACGGGCGCGATGGCATTCCTGAGATTGAACCGCTCTGGATGCTCAAGTACTTACCAAACATGCTTGCGTGCCACATCTCGATTTTGAACGACTGTCGAGGACCGAGCAACACGATCACGCAGGGTGAAGCCGCCTCCAATGCTGCCATCGGAGAGGCATTCCGCATCATTCAACGCGGCCAGGCCGATGTGATGATTACCGGTGGAGCTGACTCCAAAATTCACCCGCTCAGCTTCATCCGAATGAAGCTGAACAAGCTCAACTGCACCTGGGAAGGAGAACCTTCGGCTGCTTGCCGACCGTTCGATTCCCACCGGTGTGGGGTTGTGCCCGGAGAAGGGGCCGGCATCCTTGTCATTGAAGAACTGGAACACGCCCGGCGCCGCGGGGCCACCATCTACGGTGAGTTGCTCGGATTCTCCTCAGCCTGTGATGCCATCTCTTCGAACGGGGTCGATCACGAGGGTCGGGGAACCGAGTTGGCGGTTCGTGGCGTCCTTCGTGATTCCCAACTGACGCCCGATCAGGTTGGCCACGTGAATGCTCACGGTTGGGGAACCGTCGATTCCGATCTGGCAGAGGCTCGGGCTTACAATCGAGTTTTTGGTCGATCGGTGCCGGTGACCGGCTTGAAGGGTTACACCGGGAACACGGCGAGCGGTTGCGGTGCCATCGAACTCATCGCCAGTCTCCTTGGAACCCAGGCGGGTCTTATTCCGGCGACCTTGAATTGTGACGAGCCGGACCCGAAGTGCGAGATCGACGTCGTTCACGGTGATCCCCGTCCGACCGAGAATCCCGTCTTCGTCAATTTGAATCTGAACCGTTACGGGCAAGTTGCCGCCCTCGCTGTCCGGGTCGGCCCCGTAGAGTCGGTCTCCTCCTGA
- the fabF gene encoding beta-ketoacyl-ACP synthase II gives MRRRVVVTGMGMVTPVGSDLESTWKALLAGRSGVDRITLFDAKTFPTQIAAEVKDFRLNAYLPDSDRYSEFSRNTQFALAAAKMAFDDAGYTQDSRPDPASFGVYLGAGEGQQDFPRFVDLVHRASKDTNQVNTASFVRQGLDLLHPIHEAEQDPGTASAHLASYLDARGPNASCLTACAASAQAIGEAVELIRYGDADVMLSGGTHSMIHPFGVTGFNLLTALSTRNDDPQHASRPFDRDRDGFIIGEGAGMLMLEELDHATRRGARIYGEVLGYGSTADAFRLTDSHDEGRGAITCMNEAIRDAGITPEQIDYINAHGTSTEVNDRIETLAIKRSLGDWAYKVPISSTKSMMGHLIAATGSVEAIACLLAIRDGVVPPTANLEHPSPDCDLDYIPGEARSLKVDLALSNSFGFGGQNIALILGRYRD, from the coding sequence ATGCGACGTCGCGTCGTCGTTACCGGGATGGGAATGGTTACCCCTGTCGGGTCTGACCTGGAATCGACCTGGAAAGCCTTGCTGGCAGGTCGTAGCGGGGTCGATCGCATTACCCTCTTCGATGCCAAAACGTTTCCGACCCAGATCGCGGCGGAGGTCAAGGACTTCCGCCTGAACGCTTATCTTCCAGACTCGGATCGCTACAGCGAGTTTTCCCGGAACACTCAGTTCGCCCTTGCTGCCGCCAAGATGGCGTTTGACGACGCCGGGTATACTCAGGACTCGCGTCCCGACCCTGCGTCGTTCGGGGTTTATCTAGGGGCAGGGGAGGGGCAGCAAGATTTCCCTCGGTTCGTGGATCTCGTCCATCGGGCCAGCAAGGACACGAATCAGGTCAATACGGCCTCGTTTGTCCGGCAAGGTCTGGACCTGCTTCACCCGATTCACGAAGCTGAGCAAGATCCTGGGACCGCTTCGGCTCACCTTGCAAGTTATCTCGACGCCCGAGGCCCGAATGCCAGTTGCTTGACGGCCTGTGCCGCCAGTGCTCAGGCCATTGGTGAGGCCGTGGAATTGATCCGCTACGGAGATGCCGATGTCATGCTCTCCGGGGGCACTCATAGCATGATCCACCCGTTCGGCGTCACGGGATTCAATTTACTCACGGCCCTCTCCACGCGTAACGACGACCCCCAGCATGCAAGCCGTCCCTTCGATCGAGATCGAGATGGCTTCATCATCGGAGAGGGGGCCGGCATGCTCATGCTTGAGGAACTCGATCATGCCACCCGCCGCGGAGCCCGCATCTACGGGGAAGTCCTCGGATACGGCTCGACGGCCGATGCCTTCCGCCTCACCGATAGTCATGATGAGGGGCGAGGCGCCATTACGTGCATGAACGAAGCGATCCGAGATGCCGGTATCACCCCCGAGCAGATTGATTACATCAATGCTCATGGGACCAGTACCGAGGTCAACGACCGGATCGAAACGCTTGCTATCAAGCGATCGCTTGGAGACTGGGCGTACAAGGTTCCGATCTCCAGCACCAAGAGCATGATGGGCCACCTGATCGCGGCCACCGGAAGTGTCGAGGCGATCGCCTGCCTACTTGCCATTCGAGACGGTGTGGTCCCCCCAACGGCCAACCTTGAGCACCCCAGCCCCGATTGCGATCTCGACTACATTCCCGGCGAAGCCCGTTCCTTGAAGGTGGATCTCGCGCTTTCGAATAGCTTCGGTTTCGGTGGACAGAACATTGCCTTGATTCTCGGGCGTTATCGAGATTAA
- a CDS encoding alpha/beta hydrolase has translation MSSTQVVLLLSSLPFIGMLTFVVYILVRYTPYVSRIFEERPVFFPLRVDPLPEAEEVTFATSDGLELVGSYFRARTPERLGVVVFCHEFLGNRWSALAYADYLRDEGFDLFTFDFRNHGNSDTEEGYEPFQWVCGREIRDLQAALNYLRSRPDHDPAGFALFGVSRGGGSALCVAADARDVWAVATDGAFPTRGTMLAYILRWAEIYVGRWFVWRYMPISMFAFVGWVGRLRSQWRLRRVFPDIERAAARLSPRPLFMIHGERDAYIGPSIAQGLFDAAREPKQLWLVPGAKHNRCREIVPDEYRYRVSTFFRNSAPRGPSSQVDISGLDGQAINPFLLEVSLSSAHRSTVSG, from the coding sequence GTGTCCAGCACCCAGGTTGTTTTGCTCCTTTCCTCGCTGCCATTCATCGGGATGCTGACGTTCGTCGTCTACATCCTTGTTCGGTACACCCCCTATGTCAGCCGGATCTTCGAGGAACGCCCGGTCTTCTTCCCACTCCGCGTCGATCCGTTGCCCGAGGCGGAAGAAGTCACCTTCGCAACCAGTGACGGACTGGAACTTGTCGGGAGCTATTTCCGGGCCCGAACTCCCGAACGACTGGGCGTGGTCGTCTTCTGCCACGAGTTTCTCGGCAATCGCTGGAGTGCTCTGGCCTACGCCGATTACCTTCGAGACGAAGGCTTCGACCTGTTCACCTTCGACTTCCGGAATCATGGCAATAGCGACACCGAGGAAGGTTACGAACCCTTCCAGTGGGTCTGCGGGCGGGAGATCCGTGATCTTCAGGCGGCCCTGAACTACCTGCGATCTCGCCCCGACCACGATCCCGCCGGCTTCGCCCTGTTCGGTGTCAGCCGGGGTGGGGGATCCGCCCTGTGCGTTGCCGCCGATGCGCGTGATGTCTGGGCCGTCGCCACAGACGGCGCCTTCCCGACTCGGGGAACCATGCTGGCCTACATCCTTCGATGGGCAGAAATTTACGTCGGCCGCTGGTTCGTCTGGCGATACATGCCCATTTCAATGTTCGCCTTTGTGGGATGGGTGGGCCGCCTCCGCTCCCAGTGGCGCCTTCGACGTGTCTTCCCTGACATTGAGCGCGCCGCGGCTCGACTGTCCCCTCGCCCTCTGTTCATGATTCACGGTGAACGAGACGCCTACATCGGTCCCTCAATCGCGCAGGGCCTCTTTGATGCCGCCCGGGAACCGAAGCAACTCTGGCTGGTTCCCGGAGCCAAGCATAATCGCTGTCGGGAGATTGTTCCCGACGAGTACCGGTACCGGGTTTCCACCTTCTTTCGGAATTCAGCGCCGCGCGGCCCCTCGTCCCAGGTCGACATTTCTGGCCTTGATGGGCAGGCCATCAACCCGTTCCTGCTGGAAGTCTCGCTCTCCTCAGCCCATCGGTCCACCGTCTCGGGTTGA
- a CDS encoding GH3 auxin-responsive promoter family protein, with protein sequence MFHVIRRWAGAPMAERARRLARDFLQSTAQADQIQRDRLLAMLQRHAESDFGREHGFSSIKTPEDYRRRVPIRDYDRMEPYLARVREGHTSALFGPNTEVMMFAMTSGTTARPKTIPVTRESLNAYRDGWKIWGILAFDAHEGMLRDGMRPILQLASDWRESSTSAGIPCGAITGLTAAMQHPLVRLNYCMPPSASRIKNVEAKYYVALRLSVARNLGAIIAANPSTLLGIARLGDREKETLIRDLHDGRIDPKWELPDDVRKSLRLRTRFRRPRTARRLEEVVNRTGRLLPKDYWTDLQMVANWTGGTMGAYLNQFSDVFGEAPIRDPGLIASEGRMTIPVEDHSPAGILDYQHHYFEFIPEEAEDDDQPEAIGAADLVEGRRYFILLTTAGGLYRYQIRDLVQCVGFEGRAPLLTFLNKGSHISSMTGEKLSEFQVVSALKTAQKDLGLTLGSFIVLPTWGDPPFYSLLVESDDLSGAVDPKSLAERVDRELCRHNVEYENKRDTHRLGPLQVRRVVPGSWTDFRSRRLASTGGTLEQYKQPCLLSDLKVISTFTFADEPKQSGAA encoded by the coding sequence ATGTTCCATGTGATTCGCCGGTGGGCAGGCGCACCCATGGCCGAGCGGGCCCGGAGGCTCGCTCGCGATTTTCTTCAATCGACCGCCCAGGCCGATCAAATCCAACGTGATCGACTGCTGGCGATGTTGCAACGCCATGCCGAGAGCGATTTCGGTCGAGAGCATGGCTTTTCCTCGATCAAGACCCCCGAGGATTACCGTCGGCGGGTTCCCATTCGCGATTATGATCGGATGGAACCCTATCTGGCTCGGGTTCGAGAGGGGCACACCTCCGCGCTGTTCGGTCCCAATACCGAGGTCATGATGTTCGCCATGACCTCCGGGACCACTGCTCGCCCGAAGACGATTCCCGTTACTCGAGAATCGCTCAACGCCTACCGAGACGGGTGGAAGATCTGGGGAATTCTCGCCTTTGATGCTCACGAGGGGATGCTCCGCGACGGGATGCGTCCCATCCTCCAGCTAGCAAGTGATTGGCGAGAATCGTCCACCTCGGCGGGAATCCCGTGTGGAGCGATTACGGGCCTGACCGCCGCCATGCAGCATCCGCTCGTGCGCCTGAACTACTGCATGCCACCGTCGGCGTCGCGGATCAAGAATGTCGAAGCGAAATACTACGTTGCCCTGCGACTTTCGGTCGCTCGCAACCTCGGCGCGATCATCGCCGCCAACCCCAGCACCCTGCTTGGCATCGCTCGATTAGGGGATCGAGAGAAGGAAACCTTGATTCGCGATCTCCACGATGGACGGATCGATCCGAAGTGGGAGCTTCCGGACGACGTTCGCAAGAGCCTCCGCCTTCGAACCCGCTTCCGTCGCCCTCGGACGGCCCGCCGTCTGGAAGAAGTCGTCAACCGAACCGGTCGATTGCTCCCCAAGGACTACTGGACCGACCTGCAAATGGTCGCCAACTGGACTGGCGGCACAATGGGCGCCTACCTGAACCAATTCAGCGACGTTTTCGGCGAAGCCCCAATCCGAGACCCCGGTCTGATCGCTTCCGAAGGACGGATGACGATCCCGGTCGAAGACCATTCTCCGGCGGGAATCCTAGATTATCAGCACCACTATTTTGAGTTCATTCCCGAAGAAGCCGAGGACGACGATCAGCCCGAAGCCATCGGAGCGGCTGACCTTGTGGAAGGCCGTCGCTATTTCATCCTCCTGACCACCGCCGGCGGTCTTTACCGCTACCAGATTCGCGATCTGGTTCAGTGTGTCGGCTTCGAAGGACGAGCCCCCCTGTTAACTTTCCTGAACAAAGGGTCTCACATCTCCAGCATGACTGGAGAGAAACTGTCGGAATTTCAGGTCGTCAGCGCGTTGAAGACGGCGCAGAAGGATCTAGGGCTCACCCTCGGTTCCTTCATCGTCTTGCCGACTTGGGGTGATCCCCCGTTTTATTCCCTGCTGGTCGAATCGGACGATCTCTCCGGAGCCGTTGATCCGAAGTCGCTCGCCGAGCGTGTTGACCGGGAACTCTGTCGACACAACGTCGAGTATGAAAACAAGCGAGACACGCATCGCCTTGGTCCACTCCAGGTGCGTCGCGTCGTCCCTGGATCCTGGACCGACTTCCGATCGCGCCGATTGGCCTCGACCGGTGGGACCCTTGAGCAGTATAAACAACCTTGCTTGCTCTCGGATTTGAAGGTCATTTCGACCTTTACCTTTGCCGATGAGCCGAAGCAATCGGGAGCGGCCTGA